From one Terriglobia bacterium genomic stretch:
- a CDS encoding RNA polymerase sigma factor: MRDITLSELQRLQPGIDEADDALQMDQDSFRSLYERTARPLWVYLCRKTGSVETADDLLQETYYRFLRVRTPFESDSHRKNYLFRIATNLANDNFRRGKEDQLPENYEARDASQHHPQGADVTNALAKLKPRERDALWLAYAEGLSHKEIAESLGVKPTSMKILLFRARQKLASLLRGAQ, translated from the coding sequence ATGCGCGACATAACGCTTTCCGAACTCCAACGACTGCAACCCGGCATCGATGAGGCCGACGACGCACTTCAGATGGACCAGGATAGCTTTCGCTCCCTATACGAACGAACGGCTCGGCCGCTGTGGGTCTATCTGTGCCGTAAGACCGGAAGCGTGGAGACCGCGGATGATCTCCTGCAGGAGACCTACTACCGTTTCCTCCGCGTCCGGACGCCATTCGAGAGCGACAGCCATCGCAAGAACTACCTGTTCCGGATCGCGACCAATCTGGCGAACGACAACTTTCGCAGGGGAAAAGAGGACCAGCTCCCCGAAAACTATGAAGCCCGCGACGCCTCCCAGCATCATCCGCAGGGCGCCGATGTGACGAATGCCCTCGCGAAGCTGAAGCCGCGTGAACGCGACGCGCTTTGGCTGGCATATGCCGAAGGGCTGTCGCACAAAGAGATTGCCGAAAGCCTGGGCGTGAAGCCAACCAGCATGAAGATTCTCCTGTTTCGCGCGAGGCAGAAGCTCGCCTCGCTGCTGCGAGGTGCGCAATGA
- a CDS encoding CpsD/CapB family tyrosine-protein kinase, whose product MTAARIIQLLAEEETKLVDRLFPANAKRMSVAFTAPERRSGCSWLVSRIAQRLAERVPGSACVVDANLHWPSLHMLFGIPNERGLIQAAMQPEEPIRNFTAAVPNSKLWLLPSGGTLSEATGAVSPEAMKARIAELARDFEYILIDTPAMKGGADSAGAGRLANGVVIVVAANASRREAAVNTRLALEAANVPILGAVLNRRTFPIPDRIYQYL is encoded by the coding sequence ATGACAGCGGCCCGAATCATCCAATTACTCGCTGAAGAAGAAACCAAACTGGTCGACCGGCTGTTTCCGGCGAACGCGAAGCGAATGAGTGTCGCTTTCACCGCGCCCGAACGCCGGAGTGGATGCAGCTGGCTGGTTTCCCGCATCGCGCAGCGGCTGGCCGAACGCGTCCCGGGTTCCGCCTGTGTCGTTGATGCGAACCTGCACTGGCCATCGCTCCACATGCTTTTCGGCATCCCGAACGAGCGTGGCCTGATTCAAGCCGCGATGCAGCCGGAGGAGCCGATCCGGAACTTTACGGCTGCTGTGCCGAATTCGAAGCTATGGCTCTTACCTTCGGGAGGCACCCTCTCCGAAGCCACCGGCGCCGTATCGCCGGAGGCGATGAAAGCGCGGATCGCGGAGCTGGCCCGGGACTTCGAATACATCCTGATCGATACGCCCGCCATGAAAGGCGGCGCCGATTCCGCAGGGGCCGGACGCCTGGCGAACGGCGTCGTCATCGTGGTCGCCGCGAACGCGAGCAGACGCGAAGCCGCCGTCAACACGAGGCTGGCGCTGGAAGCCGCGAATGTCCCGATCCTCGGCGCCGTGCTGAACCGGCGGACCTTCCCGATTCCGGACAGGATTTATCAATACCTGTAG